In the genome of Pyrobaculum islandicum DSM 4184, the window GATAGAGACCGGAGTCATCTACTGCCCAACCTGCGGCAGGTGGTACCCAATAATCGAGGAGATACCCAGGATGCTCCCAGACGAGCTGAGAAACGAAAAGGAGGAACTCGCCTTCCTACAGAACATAGCCGAAGACCTAAAGAAATTAGCCCCAGATCTAGCAGACAAGATCTTATACCAAGGCAAGCCCTTCGCGCTAAAAAAGCCTTAATGGGCCAGCGCCACCGGAGGCGCCACAGACACAGCTGGGGGCTGGCTGGGGCGAGGACAGAGATTACAACAACCCTCCCTTTTGAAGAGCTATTATATATACCCATAAAGGAGGCCGCCGGCCTCCACCCCACGCACTACATAGAGCTCTGTAGCTACGAGATAGAGGCGATGTATTTAATACATGTGGCAGGTCTTACAACAGAGGAGGCAGCCGAGAGAGTGGGGGTCTCCAAGGCGACTTTTTGGAGAATTCTTGAACAAGCTCGCCACAAAGTGGCGAGAGCCCTCGCCGAGA includes:
- a CDS encoding DUF134 domain-containing protein, encoding MGQRHRRRHRHSWGLAGARTEITTTLPFEELLYIPIKEAAGLHPTHYIELCSYEIEAMYLIHVAGLTTEEAAERVGVSKATFWRILEQARHKVARALAERLPLKLVSCKKEGPP
- a CDS encoding Trm112 family protein, yielding MKYRLMDVLACPYDKTFPLRLIVIKRTEHPERQYTWPRKPFCEEYCSYRDLKIKEHPKPDALPCEECHKWEIETGVIYCPTCGRWYPIIEEIPRMLPDELRNEKEELAFLQNIAEDLKKLAPDLADKILYQGKPFALKKP